The Nicotiana sylvestris chromosome 6, ASM39365v2, whole genome shotgun sequence genomic sequence TGTTGCAGATAAGAAGACAGATGGAAGATTGCGTGTTGACAGAGATGCTGACAATCAGCAGCTCATGCAGTTAGAAGAAAAGGATGTCGTGTCATCTGTAGCTAATGTGCTTTCTGATCTCTGTGGTCCAGGAGAATGGATGCCAATGGAGAAGCTTCATGCTGAGGTAACTTTTGAAGCTATTTATCATATTATACAGAGACCAAAATTTTATTTGTCAAGCAAAGACTAAACTGTATGTCTATGTAAACAAACGAAAGAGGGAAAATTTTTTGCTGCTTTATTTGTCCCTCATTTTTTTCCGCCCTGAATTATCAGAACATGAAGTTAAATTTAGGTCAATGAAGTAATGTGAAAGCAGGACTGCCCACTCTCCTCCTTTGTGAGCTTCTTTTGCCCCTGAATACAATTTCGGTGCATAAGGTGGAACTTCCATTTTACATTCTCTGTTGTTTTTCCCGAATGCTAGAATAGCAGTATGAGTACATCTTCCTTGTCTTAATATTTTGGGCATAGAGAGTACTGGTTAGGTGTTAGGTATTTTGTCTTGCCATGAAGTTACCTCAGGTTTGTAAATTTATACAGTTCACCTTAATTTTCATCTGACAATAGTGGATATTTATCACACTTTCGGATCAATCTTTTGTGACTTGACAAGGCTTAAATCTGTCATTTCTTGATATTTCCTAACACCAATGCCTTTTCGTGGTGAATTTTTTTAGAAAAGAGCTTCTCCTGCCTGGTAAGGCTATGAAATTCTCCAGCTTCAAGTTTGATTGAAATAAGCTGGATGCTTTCCTACTTCTGTCATATGTACTCCTTTCCCTTTCGTCCCACTccatattttcctttctttttttggttTTGGAAGGGTGGACTGGTTTTTTGTGTTTATTCAGAGGACGAGAAGGGGTAGATACGCCCTGGTTGACTTTTTCTCTTCATCCTCTTGATATTCACGTGGCTACTTCTTTCATTATCTTTTCTGTTGATTTTCTTATCATCCACTTGAAATTTAAGTGGCTATCTCTTTCATTATCTCTCTGTTGATTTTCTATTTCTTTCATTATCTTTTCTGTTTTCTCTCTGCTGCTCCCTGATCACCTCTCTCCGGAATATCAATGACCTTAACGGTAGGAGTTAATCTGACATTAATCTATCCAATAGAAAATAGAGATTCGTATATGATTCTATTTCAGAAATTTGTCATCTTTTAGGTACCCTTGAGTGAGGTTTCAGTTTTCTTTAATTAGTTCTTCTGAATACCTGAAGAACAGATCTTATACATAGCTCTTGTGTCAAGTAAACTGCTGATTCTGTACCCGCTTTTTTTTTTCCTGTGTCGCGCGCACACTGCAGACCAGTTTAAACAATAGATCTTTTTCAGCTAtcaattaaaaaaagaagaaatttgtgGACTGTGGTTATATGCTTTCATTCTTGTTTTATGCTGTTTCATTATGAAGGGCCTCGGGTGGGTCTGGAAGAACATATCTTCATGTCATGTGAAGTGACGGTTCTCAAGCGCAAATCTAATATTGACAGTCTTGTCTCATCTAAAATGGATCCAAAACGATACTCTTTTATCTTAACTTTAGTGTATGAGATACTATTACTGCTTAATTTCTCATTGTAGTATTTGGATAATTCCTTCCCCGTTTCTGAGTCGTAGGCAGTAGAATTTATCTGTCTTTGTTTGAGAATTGGACTTTTTGCTGATAGCCAGCTGCTGTATTTACAGTTGGTTGAACACTATGGCAATACGTGGCACCATAGTCGTGTGAGGAGATATCTGACATCAGAGGACTATCCCAGCCCAGAAGCCAAAACGAAGCCATGGTATGGATTGTTGATGCTGTTAAGGAAATATCCAGAGCATTTTGTCATCAATACGCGGTCCAAGGGACGGGTGACTTTGGAGTTTGTTTCTCTTGTCTCACTGATTTCTTGAGAACTAGTAACAATTTTTAGCCGTGAAGTTGTAATTGAGCTTCAAGTCAATAGTGTGAAACATGTGGCCTGAAACACTTTCCATCTAGCATCTTTTGCCTCTATTGGGATTTGAACTCTGGTCTTCCATTGTCCATTCCAGCTTTATGGAACGGTTAGTCACACGCTCGAGTGCTCAAACGTTAATGATATGTACTTCCTTTAGGTCTCAAATATTTACCTTTTCCAGCCCATTTTGTGGTTGTGTTCTACTTTACAAGATGAAATTATCTCCAAAATATCTCAATAACTTTTGCCCCGTAAGCATTTTTCACTTTCTATGCTTATTCAAAACTCGCTGTTGTTCCTgtgtttcttttcatttttcattgaGCCGAGGGCCTCCGAAAACAGCTTCTCTACCTCCACGAGGTagtggtaaggtctgcgtacatactaccttTCCAGATCCCACTTATGGGATTTCACTGGGTATATTCTATTTGTTGTATGTTTattcaaatcaataccgaaacaATTGAAGGATATATCTATTACTTATAATTATTAACTTGAGCTATATTTGCGTAGACTTGTACAAGTTCCTTCTTTTCAACGCAAGTCGTTGTAAAATACATGTTTTTTATTCTTGTTTCACTCTGCAAATGTAGTAACACGGTCATTAGAGATTGAGACAGTAATTGTTATCTTGTTTCACTCTGCTAATGATAGTATATAAAGAAGGGCAGTATTGGCTATAATTGATTTTGATTCGAAAAATCGCTTCAATTCACATTTCACACTACGCCAATTTCTTTCTATAGAGAATCTTTCGATGGAGAACAGTGTACTCCAAATACATTGGACCACTGATCTTCAAATAACGAATATTAGccaaaatataataattattgaAAGTAGATGGGTGCAAAGTTTCCTGCAATTGACCTGGCATATGGCAACTACAAGCAAAGAAAAATAATTCTATATTATACTAGTTATATTAGTACTAATTAATTGGTGAAAACTAAGAAGAAATCAACAAATAAATATCGGGGCTTTTGTTCAATATTTCTCAATAGGAAAATGACACTGCCGCTCctaaaataatagccgaaaaaatatatattttttgtatatacatTATATTCTGTATGTTACATACAAaagttatacaaattttatatactttttcggctaccgaatataaatagtttctggcacATGCTAAAAGTGATTAGGGATTTTTaccttcctataccatatatgaaaccttagtaccctcaatgtttaaggtttgtgtttattacatttcagcataccaaattaccatttatATACCATAATTAATTTAGAGGTATAATTAATTGGCAGTTtcttactccttaattaaaggtgtCCATAtatcccacgtttctctctccccttAATTACTAAGATCTGACCAGCccgttttccccctcccatttctttctcttctccGTTTCTATTTCTCGTTTCTTTCTTATTCTACTCTGTTTTGCTTTTTAATCCATTTTTATAAACATAAAAAGTATACTAAATAAGTTGTTGGTTAGGTGATGAATCTCATTTTAGCTAGTAATTCATGTAATAATTGCTAAAATTGTAGTAGCTAAATGAAGCTATTTTGCCAGCATAAGTTGACGGAAGCTGTGTTGATTTGATAGCTGTACACAGTACACTTGTGGGTGGTTCTTCAATTACCGGAAAAAAATATCGAAGAGTACATGGTCAGCACCACCGTCGCTGCTCCTTTTTACCATCGCTATTGGAGATTTCAGAAGGTGTGTTGCTTGTGGTAGACTTGTAGGTAGTCGTCCGATTGCCAGAAAAGTTACCGGAGTCGGAAAAGTTCAATGTACCAATCCAATAAATGGTGACGATTTTTGTAGATGAAGAGCAAATTTTGTtgtcaatatttttttttcacataagtttgtagtttaattgtagtataaatgtagtaattttgtagaaattgtagataaattgtagaaaaattagaaaaattgtagactgttttttgcagaagattttgtagaagctttagtcgttttggatttgtgaaaacagaaaacaatgcatctacaaacataatacaaataatctacaatttatctacaagatatctacaaactggatacattgaattttaatatcccaattctcatttcaattgtagcataattgactttttcgacataattgtagaagatttgtagaagttttagtcttcccaatctacaatttatctacaatttctggaaatatgtcttcttcttcttcttcttcttcttcttcttcttcgagtttcaatctgaaattcagtcaaaaccaagtctaatcttcaccaaaactcctcaaaattgagatataaactcctaaacttattccgaattatttacaataacacccaatccaaacaaataatgatttttgaaaacccaaatttgaattcaaagctttcaagctttttaatggctatcaatggtggaaaatatatggaagaacagattttttcaactttgagttgttgaaactcgaaaatttgaattgttcgttcttttttttctcgagaatttgaattgtagttctggagaaaaatacacagatgagaaatctcctttccctttttaaaaattgaatttaatGTATAATCAATTAACACAAAGATTCTCTCCTTAATTTTAGCGTGTTTTAGGGAATATTCTGCCCTTTTAATGCCTAATAGTCGAATGGTATATAAATTGTAGTTAAAGTATGGACTGGACGAGTAATTAACAAACTATGCACATTTAGGGTAATAAGAAAAATCCCAAGTGATAATACCCCGTTCTCAATTAACTTGGCCCATATGGTCTCAAACTGTAGGCCCATTACCACTTATCCCCTCAATGTAAAACTGAACAAACCCAAATGACCGATTATCTCTAGAGAAGGTTTTAGAGGAGCTGAGCTTGAGCAAACAGGAGATTAGGGTTTTGTGTACTCCATCATTTGCCTCTGACCAACGACGATGATTTACGACGTTAATTCTCCGCTTTTCCGCTCCTTCCTCAGCCAGAAAGGAGGCGCCTCCGACAAAAGGTACATTTTAATTTTCTCGTTAACCTTAAATTCATCAATGTTTTATGCTTTTTATTCGCATTTTCTCTAAAATGGAAGACTTCTTGTCCAAACTAGCGAGCGTTATATTTCATGCCAGTTCCTTTTGCTTGTTTCCTTTTATGGTGTGCTATGGGCAAACTTTgcataaattttatatataaatatCTCAATTAGCTCAGCTCTGCTGTATGGCAGTGATGAGTTGTTTCAAGTGTTTAACCAGTAGAAAATGTGCTAGCTAGGCAATTTTGTGAATGTTTTCGTATTCACAACAATATGATGCAGTCAACATTTTTTTCGTTTTCACAAATATTCAGTGGAGAAACATATTTGATTATGGCTTGTTTTACGGCCTACCTTAGTTGGTGTTAAGAAGCTGAAGCATTCTCAGCCGAAATGATGAGGGATATTCCTACAGAATTTCATGTACCTGATGTCGAAGAATCTCATGATGTCTAACTGGATACATCTCTGTTCGCTCTGCTTTATTGCATGACAGTGATGAGTTATTAAGTGTTTGACCAGTAGAAAATATGTTTGACAGGAAATTGTGTGAATGTTCTTTCATATTCACAACTATATGATGCCCTGACTATTATTTTCATGCTTTGTCAATATACTTCCTTGTAACTGCTAAGTGTTTGTAAGACTGAAATTTTGATTCAGCTTCAGAAATAAAGCAATGAGAAAACATGTTTGATTGTGGCTTATTTGGTGGCCTATTCAGTTGGTATTAATGTTCTTAAGAAGCTGAAGCAATCCCAATCAAGATGATGAGAGATTTTCTTACTAAATGTCATTTATTTGAGCACAAAGCATCTCATGATTGGTTTTAACATGATTTTGGATCTAATGTTGATCTGTAAATATTATCGTTAGGCGAGCTGCTGCTTGTGGCAACTCAGTTCCTCAATTATTAAAATATCAGATAGTGTCTAAGATGGCATATAGTGCTTCTAATGGGTTTTTAGTGCAGTGAAAGAATATAGAAGCTTTTGTAAatggtattttcttttctttagggATAAAAAGAATGGTCTTTTCTTTTCTGAATGTTCTCGTTACTCAAGCTGCTGCTTGTGGCAAGTCAGCTCTTCAATTATTAAAACATTCAGATGAAGTGTCTCAGATGGTTTATAGTGCTTGTTAATGGGCTTTACGTGCAACAAAAGAATTATTATGAAATTTCcttaatgtttttttttctttcctattGTTCTTGTTAGTCAAGCTGCTTCTTGTGGAGATCTCCAATTATCAAAACCATTAGGGAATCCTGAAGATTGCTTGTTGAGCTCGTTAATGAGTTTTAAGTGCAACAAGAGAATTGTCGAGGTCTTTCATAAGTGGCTCTTTGTTTGGTGCTCCATCTCCTATCTTTATTTAGTGTAGTTTTTATGTCAACTTGGTGTGGTTCCGTCCCTCACCCCAAACTAGGGGAGATCCCTTCCTTGGCACGTCGTCATAGTCAAGGCCATTTCACttgtttgcaattttgtattatatatatatatatatatatatatatatatatatatatatatatatatatatatatatatatatattccctgTAAACTTCCATCAAATTATAGGGTTAAAATTTGATGATATCAGGTTATAATTTATAAAACCTTCATCTTTTAGGCTCTTGTAGTTATTTCCTTATGTCTTTTCGTCATGTTCACTCTGGTCTCTCCATGGTGAATACTCTGATGTGTCTGCACATTTTAATGCTAACTGCATGTTGATCTTGATATAACGGCAGCGCCTCTAATACTTTGTCTAATTGTCTAGGAAAACTGAAGAGCAGAGGCCCAAGGAACAGAGGCCAAAAGCAAGTGATAACAAGCCTGTTATGAATGAGTGAGAGTTGCCAGATGTGAACTTATTTAGATTATTTGAAATGTTGTTAAGCAACTCTTTTAAAGATGTTGAGCACGCAATTGTCATTTGAATAGATCTATCTCTTAAGTTTTTTGATCATTGACTTCTATTGGTCTTAATCTATACAAGCTTTTAAGTATGCTGCCTTTGcgttttctttacttttttttcAAGGGTTTCTCTTCCTCTCAATTCCTCCGTGGCATCGTCATCAGCAACAACTACTGAGCAGAATATTCTGATCTTGAAATCATCCGGCGGTGatgaatttgagatgaaagaatCTATCGCTGTTCAATCCGTAACCATCAAAAACATGGTGGAAGATGGTTACAGCATAATCCCACTCCTAAATgtcaatacctgaaccctaaccAAAATTATCGAGTACATGAAGAAGCACAGTGATGACAAGATGAATCTGAATGAAGAAGATATCAAAAACTTTGAGAAGAAGGATCTGAATGAAAAAGATATCAAAAATTTCGACAAGGAATTCGTGAACACTAGCTTCAAATACCTGTTTGAAGTTCTATTTGCTGCTAATTACCTTAACATTAAGGGCTTATTTGAGTTTTTATGTGAGACGATTGCTGATAGAATTAAGAACAAGTCGGTGAAGGTTGTTAGGAAGATATTTAATGTCACAAATGATTACACCGAAGAGGAAGAGGCAAAGGTTTATGAGGAAAATAAGTGGGCCTTTGAAGGAGAACGTGACAAACCTGTTGATTAGTTTGTGTTTGTGATCTTTGGGGGTAGTAATTAGTTTCTGGAAACATATCTGGTGGTTATGGTATCTAGTTAAGTGTTATGTAGTTCAGTTCTGACAAATGGTATATATAATTCTCTAACAAATAGAAGAGTGCTAGCAAAAATGTAAACGAGCGTTGTATCGCATGCCAGCTCCTTTTGCTTGTTTCCTTTTTGGTGCGCTACAGTGATGAGTTGTTAAGTGTTTAACAAGCAGAGGAATGTTTGACAGGCTATTATGTGAATGTTTTCGTATTAACTATACGATGCCCAAGAAATATCGGGAGAGATGATCAGGTAGGACATGACGAGACTTCAGAATTCCGTGGACATGACCTTTGATAGGAAGGTGTAGAGGTCGAATATTAGGGTTCTAGGTTAGGAAGTAGTAGAGTACTTTTCTACTTCGTTCCGAACGAGAGGCTAGTCTGATAGGGTTGTGTCCTAGACTGcaagttgttattgttgtgtCCACACTATTCTTCCACTTTTCATAGTACCGACTACCGAGCCTTATGTGTTATTGTTATTGCTTTTTATCTATTTTCTGGTACTTATGatgttattatttttatgatttttgtttatgatactgatatattgtcttttttatcttcttgagccgagggtctatcggaaacagtctctctactccttggggtaggggtaaggtttgcgtacacgcTGCCCTCCCAGGACCCAAAAAAGGTGTTAGAGCGCGTTCTGCATTTGATATTTGAATATATCATCACACTATAACCGGAGAGAATttagatcaaaatttcacctaatTAGGAGGAGTAATAAAGTGACAATCATAAAGATTCCAACCAGGGTTAGGTAAGTTTCGACAAAAATAGCAAATTATGGTGggtagaagagttaaaattcctaAGGAAAATGAGGATGCCTTCAATTGTTAGTTCGTgacttttcttatttttctaagtcacctttatttttattttacacaTAGTTTATGGGGAGCGAGGAATTCAACTGAATAATGATCATTTGGCTGGTTTTTTCTGGAGTCGTTGATTGTTAATCATTCCCTTATTTCATGATACTattagtgggcgtttggatataagaattgtaaaattccaaaaaaggataaatttttttttaaagtgaatatggtatttgaaatttttagttgtgtttggatatgaatataattttgggttgtttttgaagttttttgagtgaaaattttgaaaaataagtttttggagtttttcaaattttcgaaaatttccaaaatgcattttcaattgaaaattttatgaacaaacgctgatttcggaaaaaaggaaaaaatttcttatgtccaaacgggctcttagtatAATATTTTGTGTTAGCGTATATGagttatagcctgtttggccaagcttatttttggcCAAGCTTCGGGAAGGAAAAAAattgcttttgaggagaagcagaaaaaaataacttctttccaaaaatacttttttgagaagtacttttgagaaaaatacacttagaagcagttttttaaagcttggtcaaacactaattgctgctcagaagaacttttcaaactaattagccaaacacaaactgctcctcaccaaaaatacttttgagaaaaacacttttgaaaaaaaaacttctcaaaataacttgatttttgcagcttggccaaacaggctattagtttCTTTTATAGGTTTGACATGATTCCACTATTACTGAAATTTTACCACTTATAGGTGATTATTTACTTCGTTCGTCTCAACTTATGcaatataaattttatttcaataaaCTTAAGAaatttatatctatatttataaaaattaagaaatttaactcttgaaattcttaagaaatttatatctatatttataaaaattaagaaaTTTAACTCTTGAAATATAACAAAAGAGGTATATTTTTTTCCCAAGTCATAATATGCACTTAGTAGTATATTCAGAGTTGACGTCTacataattaatttttaaatattctacacttatataaaaaatttaaatcGCACAGCGACGCAAACAGATGTTTTTTAAGAGAGTAAACTCAATCCTTTTTCCTTTATTCACGCCGCATTTACCATCACAATAATACATTTCTTCCTTTGTTTGCCCTATCAAGACAGAAGACCACAAGATTCTTCTTTTACTTCTTCTCCCCCATTTCTCCTCCATCTTCCATttttcaacccccccccccccccgcccacCACCACTCCCTCTTCTACTCCACTAGTTTTGAGAAAAAAATACGTCTGAGCTGTATTTATATAGCAGTTTTACTACTTCTACAAAGTCTCAAATTTCAAGTCTTCCCTCTGACTTGTTCTTCTTTTGTCCCTTCATTTTCTCTAGCCCTATTTACTTCATTCTCTTCTTTCCACAACTTCTAAAAATCCTATCTTTATTCTCCCCTCTCTTCATTATAACTTCCCTTTTGCTCCTTTCCCTCATCCTATACTCCCAACTCTTTTTCCCcagatttttttttgaatcagGCAAGTTTAGTATTTTGCACTCTGCATACCACTCTTTAGTACAAAGTTTAAGGTTTCAGATTGATAATGAAAGTGCCTCGCTTCATCTTATTGTgctgagggtctatcgaaaacagtctctctacctctTCGGactaggggtaaggtctgcatatacACTACCCTCCGCAGACCCGACTTGTGAGATTtcactgagttgttgttgttgtattgatAATGAAAGTGAGGATCtttattgttttgagcattttgcAGCCTACAATATCATGTTTGGTACGTCTATGATCAGTTTTCTAGGAACCCCAACTGAATTCTTGGACTGTAAATCAGCTGAGGAAAGTGAAAGTCCAATTCTTGATTCTTCAGGTTATAATAAGAGATAAATTGGGAGAAAATTGAGTTGAAATGGGGAGTACTAAGGGTACCATGGATAAGAAGATATTAGTAGACTTCTTGAAAGAATTGGATGAGTTTGAAAATATAAATTGGAGTTATACAGTTGAAGAGAAAAAAATTGAGCCAAAGGGCAGAAAAATCTATAAAGCAAAAGACTGGAAAAGGACATTGGCATGCAAATTTTATGAGGAAAGGGAAAATGTTAGTGATAGAAGTGGTGAAGGAATGGATTTATTATGGGAAAAGTATGAAATGGAAGCCATAAATTACAATACAAAAAGAGATAATAGTAatacaaagaagaagatgaagagaaaaGGAGAGCTTAATGGCTATTTTAAAGAGGAGAAAAAAGAGGTGAATGAGCAAATTGAGCAATTGTGTTGCTTACAGGCACTAAAATTCTCAGCTGGGAAAGTGAATT encodes the following:
- the LOC104216066 gene encoding uncharacterized protein yields the protein MGSTKGTMDKKILVDFLKELDEFENINWSYTVEEKKIEPKGRKIYKAKDWKRTLACKFYEERENVSDRSGEGMDLLWEKYEMEAINYNTKRDNSNTKKKMKRKGELNGYFKEEKKEVNEQIEQLCCLQALKFSAGKVNLGIGRANLVRISKAIKGFGWLYHVNKNNKKVHCGDRF